One region of Oryza glaberrima chromosome 7, OglaRS2, whole genome shotgun sequence genomic DNA includes:
- the LOC127779396 gene encoding ras-related protein RABE1c-like translates to MAAPPARARADYDYLIKLLLIGDSGVGKSCLLLRFSDGSFTTSFITTIGIDFKIRTIELDGKRIKLQIWDTAGQERFRTITTAYYRGAMGILLVYDVTDESSFNNIRNWIRNIEQHASDNVNKILVGNKADMDESKRAVPTSKGQALADEYGIKFFETSAKTNLNVEQVFFSIARDIKQRLAETDSKPEDRTIKINKPEGDAEATTSQKSACCGS, encoded by the exons atggcggcgccgccggcgagggctcGGGCCGACTACGATTACCTCATCAAGCTGCTCCTCATCGGCGACAGCG GTGTTGGGAAAAGTTGTCTCCTCCTACGGTTCTCTGATGGTTCCTTCACCACCAGTTTTATTACCACCATTGG GATTGATTTCAAAATAAGAACAATTGAACTGGATGGTAAACGGATTAAACTTCAAATCTGGGATACAGCTGGTCAAGAACGTTTCCGAACTATTACAACTG CCTACTACAGGGGAGCAATGGGTATTTTGCTTGTTTATGATGTCACTGACGAGTCATCATTTAATA ATATAAGAAACTGGATTAGGAACATAGAGCAACATGCTTCCGATAATGTGAACAAGATTTTGGTAGGCAACAAAGCTGACATGGATGAAAGCAAAAGG GCCGTACCAACTTCAAAGGGGCAAGCACTTGCTGATGAATATGGCATCAAGTTCTTTGAAACG AGTGCAAAGACAAACCTGAATGTCGAGCAGGTTTTCTTTTCAATAGCAAGGGATATTAAGCAAAGACTTGCGGAGACTGATTCCAAGCCTGAG GATCGCACGATCAAGATCAACAAACCAGAGGGTGATGCTGAGGCCACAACTTCGCAGAAATCCGCATGCTGTGGATCGTGA
- the LOC127778435 gene encoding pentatricopeptide repeat-containing protein At3g24000, mitochondrial-like, giving the protein MCAARKAAARLLSPRASTHPFSAALLLRGRAARGGSLEARLATVPHERASVLRFWVRRRRFHDARGVFDERPTRTAPVWTLTISGCARRGRYADGMRAFAEMLAEGEATPNAFVLAAVVRCCAGMGDVESGKRVHGWMLRNGVHLDVVLCNAVLDMYAKCGQFERARRVFGAMAERDAVSWNIAIGACIQSGDILGSMQLFDESPLRDTTSWNTIISGLMRSGHAADALSHLRRMAQAGVVFNHYTYSTAFVLAGMLLLPDLGRQLHGRVLIAALEGDAFVRSSLMDMYCKCGLLEAAASVFDHWSPLTRDMNFAWSTMVAGYVQNGREEEALDLFRRMLREGVAADRFTLTSVAAACANVGMVEQGRQVHGCVEKLWYKLDAPLASAIVDMYAKCGNLEDARSIFDRACTKNIAVWTSMLCSYASHGQGRIAIELFERMTAKKMTPNEITLVGVLSACSHVGLVSEGELYFKQMQEEYGIVPSIEHYNCIVDLYGRSGLLDKAKNFIEENNINHEAIVWKTLLSACRLHQHNEYAKLASEKLVQLEQCDAGSYVMLSNIYATNNKWHDTFELRVSMQERKVRKQPGRSWIHLKNTVHTFVAGDASHPQSAEIYAYLEKLVERLKEIGYTSRTDLVVHDVEDEQRETALKFHSEKLAIAFGIISTPSGTPLRIFKNLRVCEDCHEAIKYISLATGREIVVRDLYRFHHFKDASCSCEDFW; this is encoded by the coding sequence ATGTGCGCGGCAAGGAAAGCTGCGGCTCGGCTGCTCTCGCCGCGGGCTTCCACGCATCCCTTCTCTGCGGCCCTCCTCCTGCGGGGACGAGCCGCCCGCGGGGGATCCCTCGAGGCACGCTTGGCTACGGTGCCCCACGAGCGTGCCTCGGTTTTGCGGTTCTGGGTCAGACGCCGCAGATTCCACGACGCCCGCGGGGTGTTCGACGAAAGGCCCACGAGGACCGCGCCCGTGTGGACGTTGACGATCTCGGGCTGCGCACGGCGCGGCCGGTATGCGGACGGAATGCGCGCGTTCGCGGAGATGCTGGCCGAAGGTGAAGCCACGCCGAACGCGTTCGTCCTTGCTGCCGTTGTCAGGTGCTGCGCCGGGATGGGCGATGTGGAGTCCGGCAAGCGCGTCCACGGGTGGATGCTGAGGAACGGGGTGCATCTGGACGTGGTGCTATGCAATGCTGTTCTTGACATGTACGCCAAGTGCGGCCAGTTCGAGCGTGCCAGGCGGGTGTTCGGAGCAATGGCCGAGAGAGACGCCGTCTCTTGGAACATTGCCATCGGTGCATGCATACAGTCCGGTGATATCCTTGGGTCGATGCAGCTTTTTGATGAATCGCCGCTGCGTGACACTACAAGCTGGAACACAATCATCAGCGGCCTGATGCGGAGTGGGCATGCTGCGGACGCCCTGAGCCACCTGCGTCGAATGGCGCAAGCTGGAGTGGTGTTCAATCACTACACTTACTCCACAGCGTTTGTCTTGGCCGGCATGCTTCTCTTGCCAGACCTAGGCCGGCAGCTCCATGGCCGTGTTTTGATTGCTGCACTGGAGGGTGATGCATTTGTTCGGAGCTCTCTCATGGACATGTACTGCAAATGCGGCTTATTGGAGGCAGCTGCGTCAGTCTTTGATCATTGGTCACCACTCACTAGAGACATGAACTTTGCCTGGAGCACAATGGTTGCTGGGTATGTCCAGAATGGCAGGGAGGAAGAAGCTCTTGATCTCTTTCGAAGGATGCTGCGCGAAGGGGTTGCTGCTGATCGGTTTACCCTCACTAGTGTAGCCGCAGCTTGTGCAAATGTTGGGATGGTTGAGCAAGGAAGGCAAGTGCATGGCTGCGTGGAGAAGCTATGGTACAAATTGGATGCACCATTGGCATCTGCCATTGTGgacatgtatgctaagtgtggCAACCTTGAAGATGCTCGTAGCATATTCGACAGAGCTTGCACCAAAAACATTGCTGTCTGGACTTCAATGCTGTGCTCCTATGCATCTCATGGCCAAGGCAGGATAGCTATTGAGCTCTTCGAAAGAATGACAGCAAAAAAAATGACTCCTAACGAGATTACCCTTGTCGGTGTTCTATCTGCCTGTAGCCACGTTGGATTGGTCAGTGAAGGAGAGCTTTACTTTAAGCAGATGCAAGAGGAGTATGGAATTGTTCCAAGCATTGAGCACTACAATTGCATTGTTGATCTTTACGGGCGATCTGGACTGCTTGACAAAGCAAAGAACTTCATTGAGGAAAACAACATCAACCATGAGGCTATTGTTTGGAAGACGCTACTGTCAGCTTGTCGACTTCACCAGCACAACGAATATGCAAAATTGGCTTCTGAAAAATTGGTTCAACTGGAGCAATGCGATGCTGGATCATATGTTATGCTGTCAAACATATATGCAACCAACAACAAATGGCACGACACTTTTGAGCTTAGAGTTTCAATGCAGGAAAGGAAGGTCAGGAAGCAGCCTGGTCGATCTTGGATCCACCTGAAGAATACTGTGCATACATTTGTTGCAGGGGATGCGTCACACCCACAATCAGCTGAAATTTATGCTTACTTGGAGAAGCTGGTGGAGAGACTGAAGGAGATTGGGTACACAAGTAGAACTGATCTTGTTGTTCATGATGTAGAGGATGAACAAAGGGAAACAGCTCTTAAGTTCCACAGTGAGAAGCTGGCCATTGCATTTGGGATCATCAGCACTCCAAGTGGGACTCCACTTAGGATCTTCAAGAATCTGCGTGTTTGTGAGGATTGCCATGAAGCAATCAAGTACATAAGTCTGGCCACAGGTAGGGAAATAGTTGTTCGTGACTTGTATCGGTTTCATCATTTCAAGGATGCTAGTTGTTCTTGTGAGGATTTCTGGTGA